In the genome of Candidatus Aminicenantes bacterium, the window AATCGCAAAACGAAACGCGCGTTGGAGCATGGCCTGCAGCCGGTGCTATGCGTGGGAGAAACCCTAAAAGAGCGCGATGCCGGCGCCACCCTGGAACGCATCAATGCCCAGATTGAGGGTGGATTTGCCGGAATCGACAAACAAGCGGCGCAAAAAATAATCGTCGCCTACGAGCCGGTCTGGGCCATTGGTACGGGCCGGACCGCGACCCCGCAACAGGCCCAGGAAGTTCACGCCGCCATCCGTTCCATTTTGGAAGCCCGCGTGCCGGATCCCGGGCGGATCCGCATTCTTTATGGCGGTTCCGTCAAGCCGGAAAACAGTGCGGACCTCCTTTCTCAGCCGGATATCGACGGCGCCCTGGTGGGCGGCGCCTCCTTGCGCGTGGAGCCCTTTTCTGCTATAATTCACAGCGCAATTCGATTGAATCCGGCGTAGGAGGTCATCTTGGAAGGGTTTTTATTGTTTTTTCTGATCCTGGTTTGCCTGCTGTTGAACGTGGTGGTCCTGCTACAGAGCGGCAAGAGCGCAGACCTGGCCGGCGCGTTCGGCGGTGGCGGCAGCCAGAGCACTTTCGGCCCGCGCGGATCCGCGACGTTCCTGTCCAAATTGACCACCGTGCTGGCCGTTCTTTTTATGGTGCTTACCCTTTTGCTGATGATCATAT includes:
- the secG gene encoding preprotein translocase subunit SecG; translation: MEGFLLFFLILVCLLLNVVVLLQSGKSADLAGAFGGGGSQSTFGPRGSATFLSKLTTVLAVLFMVLTLLLMIISSRKSTTRSVLGPEQTGPAAEQSTTTETAPPAVPAQEQPAPQPAPGQEKEND
- a CDS encoding triose-phosphate isomerase; its protein translation is MSSKRIPMIAGNWKMHMTVAAGREFLNALEASLSVPDAVEVALFPAYTAIYPLRQVAKQVRLGAQNMHAETEGAFTGEVSAPMLRELVDLVLVGHSERRHIFGEDDDLLNRKTKRALEHGLQPVLCVGETLKERDAGATLERINAQIEGGFAGIDKQAAQKIIVAYEPVWAIGTGRTATPQQAQEVHAAIRSILEARVPDPGRIRILYGGSVKPENSADLLSQPDIDGALVGGASLRVEPFSAIIHSAIRLNPA